A single window of Streptomyces cathayae DNA harbors:
- a CDS encoding ADP-ribosylglycohydrolase family protein, whose product MTADLSFAGRLDRALASLRGLSVGDALGSQFFVPGNYPLLMSRELPPGRWQWTDDTEMACSVVAVLAAHRRIDQEALAQSFAGRHDFDRGYGPAVGRLLRLVREGGDWRELAAGLFNGQGSWGNGAAMRIAPLGAWYADDPEQAVHQAEISAYPTHQHREAVVGAMAVAAAAALAAAPGGTPAPEALLDGVVALVPKRSAVGAGLRRARDMLDFGDVATVAAVLGCGRRTTAHDTVPFALWSAARSLSDYEQAFWTTVQAGGDMDTTCAIVGGVVAAGKAGVPPSGWTERVEALPGWTSHAR is encoded by the coding sequence ATGACCGCTGACCTCTCCTTCGCCGGGCGCCTGGACCGCGCCCTGGCCAGCCTGCGCGGACTGTCGGTGGGGGACGCGCTGGGCTCGCAGTTCTTCGTCCCGGGGAACTATCCGCTGCTCATGAGCCGTGAGCTGCCCCCGGGCCGCTGGCAGTGGACGGACGACACGGAGATGGCCTGCTCGGTCGTCGCCGTCCTGGCCGCTCACCGGCGGATCGATCAGGAGGCCCTCGCGCAGTCCTTCGCCGGGCGCCACGACTTCGACCGCGGCTACGGGCCCGCGGTCGGCCGGCTGCTGCGGCTGGTCCGTGAGGGCGGCGACTGGCGGGAGCTCGCCGCCGGGCTCTTCAACGGTCAGGGTTCCTGGGGCAACGGGGCGGCGATGCGCATCGCACCGCTGGGTGCCTGGTACGCGGACGATCCGGAGCAGGCCGTCCACCAGGCCGAGATCTCGGCCTACCCGACCCACCAGCACCGTGAGGCCGTGGTCGGCGCGATGGCCGTCGCCGCGGCAGCCGCGCTCGCCGCCGCCCCCGGGGGGACGCCCGCACCGGAAGCCCTCCTCGACGGGGTCGTCGCACTGGTGCCCAAGAGGAGCGCGGTCGGTGCGGGGCTGCGCAGGGCCCGGGACATGCTCGACTTCGGCGATGTGGCCACCGTCGCCGCCGTCCTCGGCTGCGGGCGGCGTACGACGGCCCACGACACCGTGCCCTTCGCGCTGTGGTCGGCCGCGCGGTCCCTGAGCGACTACGAGCAGGCGTTCTGGACGACGGTCCAGGCGGGCGGAGACATGGACACGACGTGCGCCATCGTGGGCGGGGTGGTCGCGGCGGGGAAGGCCGGGGTGCCGCCTTCCGGGTGGACCGAGCGGGTCGAGGCGTTGCCGGGCTGGACGTCCCACGCCCGGTGA
- a CDS encoding histidine phosphatase family protein, whose amino-acid sequence MARPRRIVLVRHGESTGNVDDSVYEREPDHALALTERGRRQAEETGKRLRDLFGRERVSVYVSPYRRTHQTLDAFGLDPELIRVREEPRLREQDWGNWQDQKDVRLQKERRDAYGHFFFRFAQGESGADVYDRVDGFLESLFRSFDAPDHPPNVLIVTHGLAMRLFCMRWFHWTVAEFESLSNPENAETRMLLLGENGKYTLDRPFERWRVPEPYGITG is encoded by the coding sequence GCAATGTTGACGACTCCGTTTATGAACGCGAACCCGATCACGCGCTGGCCCTGACCGAGCGGGGCCGGCGGCAGGCGGAGGAGACGGGTAAGCGGTTGCGCGACCTGTTCGGCCGCGAGCGCGTCAGCGTGTACGTGTCCCCCTACCGTCGCACGCACCAGACGCTGGACGCCTTCGGGCTCGACCCGGAGCTCATACGTGTGCGTGAGGAGCCGAGACTGCGCGAGCAGGACTGGGGAAACTGGCAGGACCAGAAGGACGTACGCCTGCAGAAGGAACGCCGGGACGCGTACGGCCACTTCTTCTTCCGCTTCGCCCAGGGGGAGTCCGGCGCCGACGTCTACGACCGGGTCGACGGCTTCCTGGAGAGCCTCTTCCGCAGCTTCGACGCCCCCGACCATCCGCCGAACGTCCTCATCGTGACGCACGGTCTGGCCATGCGGCTGTTCTGCATGCGGTGGTTCCACTGGACCGTGGCGGAGTTCGAATCCCTGTCGAACCCGGAGAACGCCGAGACGCGGATGCTCCTCCTGGGCGAGAACGGAAAGTACACGCTCGACCGGCCTTTCGAACGCTGGCGGGTGCCGGAACCGTACGGGATCACCGGATAG